From the Campylobacter sp. CNRCH_2014_0184h genome, one window contains:
- the fliW gene encoding flagellar assembly protein FliW — translation MNLEVKCPILGFEDTKNMNFYKIDEVFYRLKSLDGKDFSFVMIDPYMIRPDYDFEVPDYYQELLALNEQTNFGVFVIVAINEPLEESTVNFLAPVVMNYDNNSLVQVILDTSKYPNYFQSEKISAFIKQAK, via the coding sequence ATGAACTTAGAGGTTAAATGTCCTATTTTGGGTTTTGAAGATACCAAAAATATGAACTTTTATAAAATAGATGAGGTTTTTTATAGACTTAAAAGCCTTGATGGTAAAGATTTTTCTTTTGTGATGATTGATCCTTATATGATCCGTCCCGATTATGATTTTGAAGTACCTGATTATTATCAAGAATTATTAGCTTTAAATGAACAAACTAATTTTGGTGTATTTGTTATTGTCGCTATTAATGAGCCATTAGAAGAATCTACAGTTAATTTTTTAGCGCCTGTTGTGATGAATTATGATAATAATTCTTTAGTACAAGTGATTTTAGATACAAGCAAATATCCTAATTATTTTCAATCTGAAAAGATTTCAGCTTTTATTAAACAAGCAAAATAA
- a CDS encoding pyrroline-5-carboxylate reductase: MSEIYILGNGAMASAIAKGLKDTYKVVIVARDLKKASSLNLEVLSYEEFDLEDKNVILAFKPYALEEVAVKLKGKARWLISVLANTTFEQLHCVNAQNYIKIMPNTAAEFKASATAYLMENDLYKDEILSLLNTFGKAIGLQNEKEFDVAMVLSGCAPAFLALVAESLANAGVKNGLKNELSYELTRACFESFSALFNHTHPAIIKEKICSPAGVTIRGVEALEKRALRGAFFEAFNVSLNK; the protein is encoded by the coding sequence ATGTCTGAAATTTATATTTTAGGAAATGGCGCTATGGCAAGTGCTATAGCTAAAGGTTTAAAAGATACTTATAAAGTAGTTATTGTTGCTAGGGATTTAAAAAAAGCTAGTAGCTTAAATTTAGAAGTTTTATCTTATGAAGAATTTGATTTAGAAGATAAAAATGTTATTTTAGCATTTAAACCTTATGCTTTAGAAGAAGTAGCTGTTAAATTAAAAGGCAAGGCAAGATGGCTTATTTCAGTTTTAGCAAATACTACTTTTGAGCAACTTCATTGTGTTAATGCGCAAAATTATATAAAAATCATGCCAAATACAGCAGCTGAATTTAAAGCCTCAGCGACTGCGTATTTGATGGAAAATGATTTATATAAAGATGAAATTTTATCTTTGTTAAATACTTTTGGTAAAGCCATAGGTTTGCAAAATGAAAAAGAATTTGATGTGGCTATGGTTTTAAGTGGCTGTGCTCCTGCGTTTTTGGCTTTGGTAGCAGAAAGTTTAGCAAATGCAGGTGTGAAAAATGGTCTAAAAAATGAGCTTAGTTATGAGCTTACTCGTGCTTGTTTTGAAAGCTTTAGTGCTTTATTTAATCATACACATCCTGCTATTATTAAAGAAAAAATTTGTTCTCCAGCAGGAGTGACTATAAGAGGAGTTGAGGCTTTAGAAAAAAGAGCTTTGCGCGGTGCTTTTTTTGAAGCTTTTAATGTAAGTTTAAACAAATGA
- a CDS encoding prepilin-type N-terminal cleavage/methylation domain-containing protein: MKKAFSLLELVLSLVILGVLIVILSNPAIHLYNHSYKIKNSNTVFLNLNQTLLSMEKIYHSCLNATLTSSSFECYMSANDDIFYDVLLKKLNFSGIILENNESFFSPKSNLHFIENGISKGILSNYKDIHSEKKLKIYANDYMYFYDIKNSKIYKALVNDREKIHFNNEKFSGFYTILYAYVRVYLENENIYMQIDDLNHNKRSFLLAQNISKLIFKQDDKALKVLICDKSKNECLSKWMFL, encoded by the coding sequence ATGAAAAAAGCTTTTAGTTTATTAGAGCTTGTGCTAAGCCTTGTTATCTTGGGTGTATTGATTGTTATCTTAAGCAATCCGGCTATACATCTTTATAATCATAGTTACAAAATTAAAAATTCCAACACAGTATTTTTAAATTTAAATCAAACTTTGCTTAGTATGGAAAAAATTTATCATTCTTGTTTAAATGCGACATTGACAAGTAGTTCTTTTGAGTGCTATATGAGTGCAAATGATGATATTTTTTATGATGTATTATTGAAAAAATTAAACTTTAGTGGCATTATTTTAGAAAACAATGAAAGTTTTTTTAGTCCAAAAAGTAATTTACATTTTATAGAAAATGGAATTTCTAAAGGAATTTTAAGTAATTATAAAGATATCCATAGCGAAAAAAAGTTAAAAATATATGCTAATGATTATATGTATTTTTATGATATAAAAAATTCAAAAATTTATAAAGCATTAGTGAATGATAGAGAGAAAATCCATTTTAATAATGAGAAATTTAGTGGATTTTATACTATTTTATATGCTTATGTTAGAGTATATTTAGAAAATGAAAATATTTATATGCAAATAGATGATTTAAATCATAACAAACGATCTTTTTTACTAGCTCAAAATATTTCAAAGCTTATTTTCAAGCAAGATGATAAGGCGCTAAAAGTTTTAATATGCGATAAAAGTAAAAATGAATGTTTATCTAAGTGGATGTTTTTATGA
- a CDS encoding MarC family protein, with protein sequence MFSDIESEIYAILLASVAIIAVLNPFGNLPQFIAMTEGLDADTRKKLFRNIIYTAFCIVLVFLLSGPFIMKYLFKIDINDLRVAGGLILIIMSTKNLLFTPSSSQFQHYQGLSHKELLKKSIVPMAFPMLVGPGTLSTIVVISEDQNLAIAIASVLLTFAFIFALFHFSATIEKVIGKLVLYVFSRIALVFIMAMGVKMIAIGVQTYIQSNLG encoded by the coding sequence ATGTTTTCAGATATAGAATCTGAAATTTATGCTATTTTACTTGCTTCTGTTGCTATTATAGCAGTCTTAAATCCTTTTGGAAATCTTCCACAATTTATCGCAATGACTGAGGGCTTAGATGCTGATACGAGAAAAAAACTTTTTAGAAATATCATTTATACTGCATTTTGTATTGTTTTAGTTTTTTTACTTTCTGGACCGTTTATTATGAAATATTTATTTAAAATAGATATTAATGATTTACGAGTTGCGGGTGGTTTGATTTTAATCATTATGAGTACTAAAAACTTACTTTTTACTCCATCAAGTTCTCAATTTCAACATTATCAAGGATTAAGTCATAAAGAATTATTGAAAAAAAGTATAGTTCCAATGGCATTTCCTATGCTAGTAGGACCTGGAACACTTTCAACGATAGTGGTTATTTCAGAAGATCAAAATTTAGCTATAGCTATAGCTTCTGTACTACTTACCTTTGCTTTTATTTTTGCTTTATTTCACTTTTCAGCTACCATTGAAAAAGTCATAGGAAAGCTTGTACTTTATGTTTTTTCACGTATTGCTTTAGTTTTTATTATGGCTATGGGGGTAAAAATGATAGCTATTGGAGTTCAAACTTACATTCAATCTAATTTAGGATAA
- the rpsR gene encoding 30S ribosomal protein S18 produces the protein MAEKRKYSRKYCKYTEAKVDFIDYKDTALLKHALSERFKIMPRRLTGTSKKHQEMVEVAIKRARHVALIPYIVDRKEVVTNPFEGL, from the coding sequence ATGGCAGAAAAAAGAAAATATTCACGTAAATATTGCAAATATACAGAAGCTAAAGTTGATTTTATAGACTATAAAGATACAGCATTGTTAAAACATGCTTTATCAGAAAGATTTAAAATCATGCCACGCCGTTTAACAGGTACTAGCAAAAAACACCAAGAAATGGTTGAAGTTGCTATTAAACGCGCAAGACATGTAGCACTTATCCCTTATATCGTAGATAGAAAAGAAGTTGTTACTAATCCTTTTGAAGGACTATAA
- a CDS encoding single-stranded DNA-binding protein: MFNKVVLVGNLTRDIEMRYAPSGSAIGSSAIAVTRRFSTNTGEKREETCFIDISFFGRTAEIANQYLNKGSKVLIEGRLRFEQWSDQNGQNRSKHSIQVENLEMLGSTVQNNQQNNFDNQNYGYNQNFNKQQSFDPYAQVQTRTNPSNTYQNPQKEAPMKEIDIDKYDDTELPF, translated from the coding sequence ATGTTTAATAAAGTCGTTTTAGTAGGTAATCTTACAAGGGATATAGAGATGCGCTATGCTCCATCAGGTAGCGCAATAGGCTCTTCTGCTATAGCTGTAACAAGAAGATTTAGTACAAATACAGGAGAAAAAAGAGAAGAAACCTGCTTTATCGACATTAGTTTTTTTGGTAGAACAGCAGAGATTGCTAATCAATACCTTAACAAAGGTAGTAAAGTTTTAATTGAAGGTCGTTTGAGATTTGAGCAGTGGAGCGATCAAAATGGACAAAATAGATCAAAACACAGTATTCAAGTTGAGAATTTAGAAATGTTAGGTTCAACTGTACAAAATAACCAACAAAACAATTTTGACAATCAAAATTATGGCTATAATCAGAATTTTAACAAACAACAAAGTTTTGATCCTTATGCTCAAGTACAAACTAGAACAAACCCATCTAATACTTATCAAAATCCTCAAAAGGAAGCTCCTATGAAGGAAATTGATATTGATAAATATGATGATACAGAATTACCATTTTAA
- the rpsF gene encoding 30S ribosomal protein S6 — protein sequence MRHYEVLFILKPTLTEEEVSAKLEFVKEVLTKNGAEIESVVPMGTRKLAYKIKKYERGTYFVIYFKAPTNLIAELERVLRITEEVIRFLIVKYENKKEIAAWEKLSKGIKQNKKEIKASESTEG from the coding sequence ATGAGACATTATGAAGTTTTATTCATATTAAAACCGACACTTACAGAAGAAGAAGTAAGTGCTAAGTTGGAATTCGTAAAAGAAGTCCTTACAAAAAATGGCGCAGAAATTGAAAGCGTAGTTCCAATGGGAACAAGAAAACTTGCGTATAAAATTAAAAAATACGAAAGAGGAACTTATTTTGTGATTTATTTCAAAGCTCCTACAAATTTAATAGCAGAGCTTGAAAGGGTATTAAGAATCACTGAAGAAGTAATTAGATTTTTAATCGTAAAATATGAAAATAAAAAAGAAATAGCAGCTTGGGAAAAACTAAGCAAAGGTATCAAACAAAATAAAAAAGAAATCAAAGCTAGCGAAAGTACAGAAGGCTAA
- the holA gene encoding DNA polymerase III subunit delta: MYKNQLQSLLNSNNFPNYFLLYGADNFQIELYAKFIKDKYSFDESLRFYFEEYDFKQAYDYLSSASLFSERKLLEIKTQKKIPSKELKQLLQLCQNSQDNYFLLEIYDESSKQSETEKIFANNFCRFYKVNSAKEGMELLALKAKELNINITQNALYALFYNFNENLYLAANELNKFSGLNIDEKIIQEHCYSLSTISFESFFDKLMQKQDLRNELENILENHNEIALINALYANFSRLFKIALHVKIYGNLDLKEILGYTPPISVAQNLQKQALMIKIPQYKHIFLTLCNCEYELKKNSKIEKKEFLIATLLQLSSILKS; encoded by the coding sequence ATGTATAAAAATCAACTCCAAAGCTTACTTAATAGTAATAATTTTCCTAATTATTTCTTACTTTATGGAGCGGATAATTTCCAAATAGAACTTTATGCTAAATTTATTAAAGACAAATACTCTTTTGATGAGAGTTTAAGATTTTATTTTGAAGAATATGATTTTAAGCAAGCCTATGATTATTTATCTAGTGCTTCTTTGTTTAGCGAGAGAAAACTGCTAGAAATCAAAACTCAAAAGAAAATCCCAAGTAAAGAACTCAAGCAACTTTTACAGCTTTGTCAAAATTCGCAAGATAATTATTTTTTACTTGAAATTTATGATGAAAGCTCCAAACAAAGTGAAACGGAGAAAATTTTTGCTAATAATTTTTGTAGATTTTATAAGGTAAATTCAGCTAAAGAAGGTATGGAATTACTAGCTTTAAAAGCTAAAGAATTAAATATCAATATCACTCAAAATGCCCTTTATGCTCTTTTTTATAATTTTAATGAGAATTTATATTTAGCAGCTAATGAGTTAAATAAATTTAGTGGTTTAAATATCGATGAAAAAATCATTCAAGAGCATTGTTATAGTTTAAGTACTATTAGTTTTGAAAGTTTTTTTGATAAATTAATGCAAAAACAAGATTTAAGAAACGAACTTGAAAATATTTTAGAAAATCATAATGAAATAGCATTGATTAATGCCTTATATGCAAATTTTTCTAGACTTTTTAAAATTGCATTACATGTTAAAATTTATGGAAATTTAGACTTAAAAGAAATTTTAGGCTATACCCCGCCTATTTCTGTGGCACAAAATCTTCAAAAACAAGCTCTTATGATCAAAATACCACAATATAAACATATCTTTTTGACACTTTGTAATTGCGAATATGAATTAAAAAAGAATTCTAAAATAGAAAAAAAAGAGTTTTTAATCGCAACACTTTTACAACTTAGCTCCATATTAAAAAGTTAA